One Bacillus sp. FJAT-45350 genomic window carries:
- a CDS encoding S8 family serine peptidase, producing the protein MSALKKLLLLTLVVVFVMLTPYSQVVQANQFPSRPPVQNDEEEKEAVVIVKVEEERIEDVLQDIKDKFPSTKVRKRFNLLFSGFSIQVLEKDIKAIEAITGIERVDRVVTYQAMINDSVPFIGGDEIRRQYDRNGDHLTGKGIKVAVIDTGIDYKHPDLKENYKGGFDVVDCDEDPMETLESQGAPTLHGTHVAGIIAANGQIKGVAPEAELYAYRALGPGGQGTTEQVIEAIEKAVEDGVDVINLSLGNTVNGPDWPTSIALDKAVDLGVVAVTSNGNSGPKMWTVGSPGTSTNAISVGASLPPLKIPYLTVFGENKEIEQNGIGGGLPWTIKRDYPIISAGLGMKSDFDDKNAEGKIVIVKRGIIPFIEKAQNAKEAGAKGLIIYNNTSGSFAGALEGGVELPIVSISKEDGEWIVDKIADDRKDEETLRTLYKDEEDFLAPFSSRGPVTHTWEVKPDVVAPGVSIDSTIPKGYLGLNGTSMAAPHVAGAAALIKQAHPDWSPLQIKAALMNSAKGLADRDGNAYYPYEQGAGRIQVDKAVEMDTLVYPGAVTFGKWSKDDRREVKEVTLTIDNQSPKENTYYVVPPIDAPDGIQWKVPFSFTLEPNETKDVTVVMDIMPSVLKEGVHSGDIFVKGGNEDIRVPYQFFIEEPDYPRLMAFMFEHADYPGAYRYEMYLPGGAEEVGIAIYDPDTFEFLRYLDVKKNVERGIVEGEIAADSLRDGVYKALVFANKDGQEDTIETTIIIGDNEYHKPNNIQ; encoded by the coding sequence ATGTCAGCGTTGAAAAAATTATTATTACTTACGTTAGTTGTTGTGTTTGTCATGCTGACGCCTTATAGCCAGGTTGTTCAAGCAAACCAATTTCCAAGCCGTCCTCCAGTGCAGAATGATGAAGAAGAGAAAGAAGCCGTTGTGATTGTGAAGGTTGAAGAAGAGCGGATTGAAGATGTACTCCAAGATATAAAAGATAAGTTTCCAAGCACAAAAGTTAGGAAAAGATTCAATTTATTGTTCTCTGGTTTTTCGATTCAAGTTCTAGAGAAGGATATTAAGGCAATAGAAGCTATAACAGGGATAGAACGAGTAGATAGAGTAGTTACTTATCAAGCGATGATTAATGATAGTGTTCCTTTTATCGGAGGAGATGAAATTCGAAGACAATATGATCGTAATGGTGACCACTTAACTGGTAAAGGAATTAAAGTGGCTGTCATAGATACGGGTATTGATTATAAGCATCCTGATTTAAAGGAAAATTATAAGGGTGGCTTTGATGTAGTCGATTGTGATGAAGATCCAATGGAAACGTTAGAGTCGCAAGGTGCTCCAACTCTACATGGTACACATGTAGCAGGGATTATTGCTGCAAATGGACAAATTAAAGGTGTAGCTCCTGAAGCAGAACTATATGCATACAGAGCATTAGGACCAGGAGGCCAGGGAACAACGGAGCAAGTAATTGAGGCGATAGAAAAAGCAGTAGAGGATGGTGTAGATGTCATTAACCTTTCTCTTGGGAATACTGTAAATGGTCCTGATTGGCCAACTAGTATTGCGCTAGATAAGGCAGTGGATTTAGGTGTAGTAGCAGTAACCTCTAATGGAAATAGTGGTCCAAAAATGTGGACAGTTGGTTCTCCTGGTACATCAACGAATGCGATATCTGTTGGAGCTTCACTTCCTCCTTTGAAGATACCGTATCTGACTGTTTTTGGAGAAAATAAGGAGATTGAGCAAAATGGAATAGGTGGTGGTCTGCCGTGGACGATTAAACGGGATTACCCAATAATATCAGCAGGATTAGGGATGAAGTCTGACTTTGACGATAAGAATGCAGAAGGGAAAATTGTTATAGTAAAAAGAGGAATTATTCCTTTTATTGAAAAAGCACAGAATGCAAAAGAGGCAGGTGCGAAGGGATTAATCATATACAATAACACAAGTGGTAGCTTTGCGGGAGCTTTAGAAGGTGGTGTAGAACTGCCGATTGTCTCTATCTCAAAAGAAGATGGAGAATGGATTGTTGATAAAATAGCAGATGATCGTAAGGATGAAGAGACGTTAAGGACTCTTTATAAAGACGAAGAGGATTTCCTAGCGCCGTTCAGTTCAAGAGGACCAGTAACCCATACATGGGAGGTAAAGCCAGATGTGGTTGCTCCTGGAGTCTCGATTGATAGCACAATTCCTAAAGGATATCTCGGGTTGAATGGTACTAGTATGGCTGCTCCCCACGTAGCTGGTGCTGCGGCATTGATTAAGCAGGCGCATCCCGATTGGAGTCCGCTGCAAATAAAAGCAGCATTAATGAATTCTGCTAAAGGGTTAGCAGATAGAGATGGAAATGCCTATTATCCATATGAGCAAGGGGCAGGAAGAATTCAAGTCGATAAAGCAGTCGAGATGGATACACTTGTTTATCCTGGCGCAGTTACTTTTGGAAAATGGTCAAAGGATGATAGACGTGAAGTGAAAGAAGTAACATTAACTATTGATAATCAATCCCCTAAAGAAAATACTTATTACGTTGTACCGCCGATAGATGCACCAGATGGCATCCAATGGAAGGTTCCATTTTCTTTTACACTAGAACCGAATGAAACCAAAGATGTAACGGTAGTAATGGATATTATGCCATCAGTATTAAAAGAAGGTGTTCATAGTGGTGACATATTCGTCAAAGGTGGAAATGAGGACATACGTGTACCTTATCAGTTTTTTATCGAGGAACCTGATTATCCAAGACTTATGGCATTTATGTTTGAGCACGCAGATTATCCAGGGGCATACCGTTATGAAATGTATTTACCAGGTGGTGCAGAGGAAGTAGGAATTGCAATTTATGATCCGGACACATTTGAATTCCTAAGATATTTGGATGTGAAGAAGAATGTTGAAAGAGGAATTGTAGAAGGAGAAATTGCAGCTGATTCATTAAGGGACGGTGTGTATAAAGCATTGGTATTTGCTAATAAAGATGGACAAGAAGACACAATTGAAACAACAATTATAATTGGCGACAATGAATATCACAAACCAAATAATATTCAATAA
- a CDS encoding AtpZ/AtpI family protein — protein MREKKPQAQLVRAMALMSTVLSYLVGPILVGVFGGQWLDSYFETKPIFLLIGLLLGIATGVYGLFRLLGEFLGEDDS, from the coding sequence ATGAGAGAAAAAAAACCTCAAGCCCAGCTAGTGCGCGCAATGGCACTTATGTCGACAGTTCTATCCTACTTAGTAGGACCAATTTTAGTTGGAGTGTTTGGTGGTCAATGGCTTGACTCGTACTTTGAGACAAAACCAATTTTCTTGCTTATAGGACTATTACTTGGTATTGCTACAGGTGTTTATGGATTGTTTAGGCTACTCGGTGAGTTTTTAGGAGAAGATGATTCATGA
- a CDS encoding ATP synthase subunit I, whose amino-acid sequence MNQFSASMRRYTSYNLYLLALYVLGWGFTPYDSFFQGLIIGAVLGSYNLWSMYSKTKRLGQAAVEGKKMYTIGTLSRFAVGAIIAIIAIRYPETFHIIGLIIGLMSAYIIILIDSLFQIKSLSQRKR is encoded by the coding sequence ATGAATCAGTTTTCGGCTAGCATGAGACGCTATACATCATATAACTTATACTTGCTAGCGTTATATGTACTAGGTTGGGGTTTCACTCCATACGATTCATTCTTTCAAGGTTTAATAATAGGTGCTGTACTAGGCTCCTACAATTTATGGAGTATGTACAGCAAGACGAAGCGTTTAGGACAAGCTGCGGTAGAAGGAAAGAAGATGTATACCATTGGTACACTTTCTAGATTTGCAGTAGGTGCAATAATTGCGATTATAGCGATTCGCTATCCAGAAACGTTTCACATTATTGGTTTGATAATAGGTTTAATGTCAGCCTATATTATCATCTTAATAGATTCTTTATTTCAAATAAAAAGCTTGTCGCAAAGAAAGAGGTGA
- the atpB gene encoding F0F1 ATP synthase subunit A: MDYGAPIVENLFGIPWLSVNLANILMITVCSGITLLIGILSARAIQMKPTGMQNVFEWLIDFVKGIINSTMDWKTGERFLGLGLTIFLYILISNLGKLPFAIITEPGHVVWWKTVTADPLITLTLAAMIIVMTHFYGIKMKGFGGYGKDYFKPVPFLFPLKVVEEFANILTLGMRLFGNMYAKSILMGLLVSLGVSGWFGFVAGIIPTVAWQAFSLFIGVIQAFIFLMLTMVYMAHKVSDEH; encoded by the coding sequence TTGGATTATGGAGCTCCTATAGTAGAGAATTTGTTTGGTATACCTTGGCTTTCTGTTAACTTAGCCAACATTCTTATGATTACTGTTTGTTCAGGTATAACACTTTTAATTGGAATTCTCAGCGCAAGGGCAATTCAGATGAAGCCTACAGGTATGCAAAACGTATTTGAATGGTTAATTGACTTTGTCAAAGGCATTATTAATAGCACGATGGATTGGAAAACAGGTGAACGTTTCCTAGGATTAGGTTTGACGATTTTCCTTTACATCCTTATTTCTAACTTAGGAAAATTACCTTTCGCAATTATTACAGAGCCAGGTCATGTTGTTTGGTGGAAAACAGTAACGGCGGATCCGCTGATTACCTTAACACTAGCTGCAATGATTATTGTTATGACTCATTTTTATGGTATTAAGATGAAAGGTTTTGGTGGGTATGGTAAGGATTACTTCAAACCAGTACCATTTCTGTTTCCACTAAAAGTGGTAGAGGAATTTGCCAACATTTTAACGCTTGGAATGCGTTTATTCGGTAATATGTATGCTAAATCAATTTTAATGGGACTATTAGTTTCATTAGGTGTTAGTGGTTGGTTTGGATTTGTTGCAGGTATTATACCGACAGTTGCATGGCAAGCTTTTAGTTTATTTATCGGTGTTATCCAAGCATTCATTTTCTTAATGTTAACTATGGTTTACATGGCGCATAAAGTTAGTGACGAACATTAA
- the atpE gene encoding F0F1 ATP synthase subunit C has translation MGSLAAAIAVGLAALGAALGNALIVKSTLEGIARQPELKSTLQTVMFIGIALVEALPIIAVVIAFLVMGN, from the coding sequence ATGGGTAGTTTAGCAGCTGCAATCGCAGTAGGTTTAGCGGCACTTGGTGCGGCATTAGGGAATGCATTAATCGTTAAGAGTACGTTAGAAGGTATCGCACGTCAACCAGAACTTAAATCAACTTTACAAACAGTTATGTTCATTGGTATCGCTCTTGTAGAGGCATTACCAATCATCGCAGTAGTTATTGCGTTCTTAGTAATGGGTAACTAA
- the atpF gene encoding F0F1 ATP synthase subunit B: MFGSINWGDALYQLLTFFILLALLKKFAWGPIVGVMKQREEYIANEIDTAEKNRKDAEKYLEEQRQEIQRAREEAQSIVDNAKKLSDSQANEIVTSAKNEAERIKESAVAEIQREKDQAVTALREQVASLSVLIATKVIEKELDQKEQEKLIQEYLKEVGEEL; encoded by the coding sequence ATGTTTGGTAGTATTAACTGGGGAGATGCATTATACCAGTTGTTAACATTCTTCATCCTATTGGCCCTTCTTAAAAAGTTTGCATGGGGACCAATTGTTGGGGTGATGAAACAACGTGAAGAATATATCGCTAATGAAATAGATACAGCTGAAAAGAACCGTAAAGATGCAGAGAAATATCTTGAAGAGCAACGTCAAGAGATTCAACGTGCTCGTGAAGAAGCACAAAGTATCGTTGATAACGCTAAGAAATTAAGCGACAGTCAAGCTAATGAAATAGTTACTTCAGCGAAAAATGAAGCAGAACGTATTAAAGAGTCTGCAGTAGCTGAAATTCAACGTGAAAAAGACCAAGCAGTTACTGCTTTAAGAGAACAAGTGGCTTCTTTATCAGTACTTATTGCTACAAAAGTTATTGAAAAAGAACTAGATCAGAAAGAACAAGAGAAACTTATTCAAGAGTACCTTAAAGAAGTGGGCGAAGAGCTATGA
- a CDS encoding F0F1 ATP synthase subunit delta — MSSKAVANRYAVALFQVAKEQGTLEQVGNELQLVKNVFSNTDGFIELINHPKVENTKKLDLIRESFSNAVSKTVLNTLLLLVERNRMGALYPLIKEFEKLSFEERNIAFATVYSTVKLTEEQQQLLSSSFAKKVGKETLYIENIVDPTLLGGLRIRIGDRIFDGSVKTQLDRLERQLVAGKR, encoded by the coding sequence ATGAGCAGTAAGGCAGTAGCGAATCGTTATGCTGTTGCTCTTTTCCAAGTTGCTAAAGAACAAGGAACATTAGAGCAAGTAGGTAATGAGCTTCAGCTTGTCAAGAATGTATTCTCTAACACCGATGGATTTATTGAGTTAATTAACCATCCAAAGGTAGAAAACACGAAAAAGTTAGACCTTATTCGTGAGAGTTTTTCAAATGCAGTTAGTAAAACAGTCTTAAATACTTTGTTACTACTAGTAGAACGCAATAGAATGGGAGCTCTTTATCCGTTAATTAAAGAGTTTGAAAAGCTTTCATTTGAAGAGCGTAACATTGCATTCGCAACAGTTTATTCTACTGTGAAATTAACAGAGGAACAGCAACAATTACTTTCTAGTAGCTTTGCTAAGAAAGTTGGAAAAGAAACTTTATACATCGAGAACATTGTTGATCCAACTCTATTAGGTGGATTAAGAATTAGAATCGGTGATCGTATATTTGACGGCAGTGTAAAAACACAATTAGATCGCTTAGAGCGTCAATTGGTAGCCGGAAAACGCTAG
- the atpA gene encoding F0F1 ATP synthase subunit alpha, with translation MSIKPEEISSLIKQQIENFQSDIEVNDVGTVIKIGDGIALAHGLENVMAGELLEFSNGVMGMAQNLEENSVGIVILGPYTQIREGDEVKRTGRIMEVPVGEALLGRVVNPLGQPLDGKGPIETTSTRPIESPAPGVMDRKSVHEPLQTGIKAIDALIPIGRGQRELVIGDRQTGKTSVAIDTILNQKNEDMICIYVAIGQKESTVAGVVETLRQKGALDYTIVVTSSASEPAPLQFLAPYAGVTMGEEFMYNGRHVLLVYDDLTKQAAAYRELSLLLKRPPGREAYPGDVFYLHSRLLERAAKLSDAKGAGSLTALPFIETQAGDVSAYIPTNVISITDGQIFLQSDLFHSGVRPAVNAGLSVSRVGGSAQIKAMKKVSGTLRLDLASYRELEAFAQFGSDLDKATQAKLNRGARTVEVLKQGLNEPLPVEKQVAILYALTKGFLDDIPVEDIRRFESELMTFLDHNKKELLDHIRTTGNLPEESDLKAAIEEFKKGFNVSSK, from the coding sequence ATGAGCATCAAACCAGAGGAAATTAGTTCTCTTATAAAGCAGCAGATTGAGAATTTCCAATCTGATATTGAAGTGAATGATGTAGGTACTGTTATAAAAATTGGTGACGGTATCGCCCTTGCTCATGGCCTTGAAAACGTTATGGCTGGTGAGCTTCTTGAGTTTTCTAATGGTGTAATGGGTATGGCCCAAAACCTAGAGGAAAACAGTGTAGGTATCGTTATTTTAGGTCCTTACACACAGATTCGTGAAGGTGATGAAGTAAAACGTACAGGTCGTATTATGGAAGTACCTGTAGGTGAAGCTTTATTAGGACGTGTTGTTAATCCACTTGGACAGCCATTAGATGGTAAAGGTCCAATTGAAACTACAAGCACTCGTCCAATCGAAAGCCCTGCACCAGGGGTTATGGATCGTAAATCAGTTCATGAACCTTTACAAACGGGTATCAAAGCAATCGATGCTTTAATTCCAATTGGTCGTGGGCAACGTGAGCTTGTTATCGGTGACCGTCAAACTGGTAAAACATCAGTAGCGATTGATACAATCTTAAACCAAAAAAACGAAGATATGATTTGTATCTACGTTGCAATTGGTCAAAAAGAGTCAACGGTAGCTGGAGTAGTTGAAACGCTACGTCAAAAGGGTGCATTAGACTACACAATCGTAGTAACTTCAAGTGCATCTGAACCTGCTCCATTACAATTCTTAGCACCATATGCTGGGGTTACAATGGGTGAAGAATTCATGTATAACGGAAGACACGTTCTTCTTGTATATGATGATTTAACAAAACAAGCGGCTGCATACCGTGAGTTATCATTACTATTAAAACGTCCTCCAGGTCGTGAAGCATATCCAGGGGATGTATTCTACTTACACTCTCGCTTACTAGAGCGTGCAGCTAAGTTAAGTGATGCTAAAGGTGCTGGTTCACTAACAGCTCTTCCATTTATCGAAACACAAGCTGGTGACGTATCAGCATACATTCCAACAAACGTTATCTCAATTACTGATGGACAAATTTTCTTACAATCAGATTTATTCCACTCAGGTGTACGTCCTGCCGTGAACGCTGGTTTATCAGTATCACGTGTTGGGGGTTCTGCTCAAATCAAAGCGATGAAAAAAGTATCAGGTACATTACGTCTTGACTTAGCTTCTTACCGTGAGTTAGAAGCATTCGCACAGTTTGGTTCAGACCTTGATAAAGCAACACAAGCGAAGTTAAACCGTGGTGCACGTACAGTTGAAGTGTTAAAGCAAGGATTAAATGAGCCTCTACCAGTAGAGAAACAAGTAGCGATTCTTTATGCTCTTACAAAAGGATTCTTAGATGATATCCCAGTTGAAGATATCAGACGCTTCGAATCTGAGTTAATGACATTCTTAGATCATAATAAGAAAGAATTATTAGATCACATTCGCACGACTGGTAATCTTCCTGAAGAAAGCGATTTAAAAGCTGCGATCGAAGAGTTCAAAAAAGGCTTCAACGTATCTAGCAAATAA
- a CDS encoding F0F1 ATP synthase subunit gamma, which translates to MASLRDIKTRITSTKKTKQITKAMEMVSAAKLNRAQNNAQSFLPYTEKIREVVASIASSNSDASHPMLEERPVKKTGYIVITSDRGLAGAYNSSIIRSLITTISERHKSPDEYGIIAIGRIGRDLFKKRNMPIIQEIVALPDQPEFNDIKSIARTTVDMFADGIFDELYICYNHFVSPITQEVTEKKVLPLTDLSEESANSSYEYEPSEEAILEQLLPQYAESLIYGALLDAKASEFGSRMTAMSSATDNANALIDSLTLSYNRARQAAITQEISEIVAGAAAQE; encoded by the coding sequence ATGGCCTCACTACGTGATATAAAAACGAGAATTACGTCTACAAAAAAGACCAAACAAATTACAAAGGCGATGGAGATGGTTTCAGCAGCAAAGCTGAATCGTGCGCAAAATAATGCACAATCTTTCTTGCCATATACGGAGAAAATTCGTGAAGTGGTTGCTAGTATTGCGTCAAGTAACTCAGATGCATCCCACCCAATGCTCGAAGAACGTCCAGTGAAAAAAACAGGCTATATTGTGATCACCTCTGACCGTGGTCTAGCAGGTGCTTACAACTCAAGCATTATTCGTTCGTTAATTACGACAATTTCTGAACGTCATAAATCACCGGATGAGTATGGGATTATTGCTATTGGACGTATTGGACGCGATTTATTTAAAAAACGCAATATGCCAATCATCCAAGAGATTGTTGCCTTACCAGACCAACCAGAATTTAATGACATTAAAAGTATTGCCCGTACAACAGTAGATATGTTTGCAGATGGTATTTTTGATGAGTTATATATCTGCTACAACCACTTTGTGAGTCCGATTACTCAAGAAGTAACGGAAAAGAAAGTCTTACCTTTAACGGACTTATCAGAAGAGAGCGCAAATTCCTCTTATGAGTATGAGCCTTCAGAGGAAGCAATTTTAGAACAATTATTACCTCAATATGCAGAAAGCTTAATTTACGGAGCGTTACTTGATGCAAAAGCAAGTGAGTTCGGTTCCCGTATGACTGCTATGAGTTCTGCAACAGATAATGCGAATGCACTTATTGATAGCTTAACGCTATCTTATAACCGTGCTAGACAGGCAGCAATCACACAAGAAATCAGTGAAATTGTTGCTGGAGCAGCTGCTCAAGAATAA
- the atpD gene encoding F0F1 ATP synthase subunit beta, with the protein MNNGRITQVMGPVVDVKFPSGQLPEIYNALKVEQVGSTKNAVDVTVTLEVAVHLGDDTVRAVAMGSTDGLVRGVEVVDTGAPISVPVGDITLGRVFNVLGEKIDLDPELEGEFKRDPIHRQAPKFEELSTQTEILETGIKVVDLLAPYIKGGKIGLFGGAGVGKTVLIQELINNIAQEHGGISVFAGVGERTREGNDLYYEMKDSGVINKTAMVFGQMNEPPGARMRVALTGLTMAEHFRDEKGADVLLFVDNIFRFTQAGSEVSALLGRMPSAVGYQPTLATEMGQLQERITSTKVGSVTSIQAIYVPADDYTDPAPATTFAHLDATTNLERKLSEMGIYPAVDPLASTSRALSPEIVGEEHYSVARQVQQTLQKYKELQDIIAILGMDELSEEDKLVVHRARRIQFFLSQNFHVAEQFTGQEGSYVPVKETIQGFKEILEGKYDDIPEDAFRLVGRIEEVVAKAKEMA; encoded by the coding sequence ATGAATAATGGTCGCATCACTCAGGTTATGGGTCCAGTAGTTGACGTAAAGTTTCCAAGTGGTCAACTTCCTGAGATTTATAACGCACTAAAAGTTGAACAAGTTGGTTCAACAAAAAATGCGGTTGATGTAACAGTAACATTAGAAGTTGCAGTTCATCTTGGTGACGATACAGTACGTGCAGTTGCCATGGGTTCAACTGACGGACTTGTTCGTGGCGTAGAAGTTGTAGATACTGGTGCTCCAATTTCTGTACCAGTAGGAGACATAACTTTAGGACGTGTATTTAACGTATTAGGTGAAAAGATTGACCTTGACCCAGAACTTGAAGGGGAATTTAAGAGAGATCCAATTCACCGTCAAGCACCTAAGTTTGAAGAACTTTCTACACAAACAGAGATTCTTGAAACTGGAATTAAAGTAGTAGACTTATTAGCACCTTATATTAAAGGTGGTAAAATCGGTCTATTCGGTGGTGCAGGAGTAGGTAAAACGGTATTAATTCAGGAGTTAATCAATAACATTGCTCAAGAGCATGGTGGTATCTCGGTATTCGCTGGTGTTGGTGAGCGTACTCGTGAAGGAAACGATTTATACTATGAAATGAAGGATTCAGGCGTTATTAACAAAACGGCAATGGTATTCGGTCAGATGAACGAGCCACCTGGTGCACGTATGCGTGTAGCACTTACAGGTTTAACAATGGCTGAGCATTTCCGTGATGAAAAAGGTGCAGACGTACTTCTTTTCGTTGATAACATCTTCCGCTTTACACAAGCAGGTTCTGAAGTATCAGCCCTTCTTGGACGTATGCCATCAGCGGTAGGTTACCAACCAACATTAGCAACAGAGATGGGTCAGCTTCAAGAGCGTATCACATCTACTAAAGTTGGATCGGTTACTTCAATCCAAGCAATCTATGTACCAGCCGATGACTATACTGACCCGGCTCCAGCAACAACATTTGCTCACTTAGATGCAACAACGAACTTAGAGCGTAAGCTTTCTGAGATGGGTATTTACCCTGCGGTAGATCCATTAGCATCTACTTCACGTGCCCTTTCACCAGAAATCGTTGGAGAAGAACACTATTCTGTAGCACGTCAAGTACAGCAAACATTACAGAAATATAAAGAATTACAAGATATCATTGCAATCTTAGGTATGGATGAGCTTTCAGAAGAGGACAAGCTGGTTGTACACCGTGCTCGTCGTATTCAATTCTTCTTATCTCAAAACTTCCACGTTGCAGAACAGTTCACTGGTCAAGAAGGTTCATACGTACCAGTTAAAGAAACTATTCAAGGATTCAAAGAAATCCTTGAAGGTAAGTATGATGACATCCCTGAAGATGCATTCCGTCTAGTTGGACGTATTGAAGAAGTAGTAGCAAAAGCAAAGGAAATGGCTTAA
- a CDS encoding F0F1 ATP synthase subunit epsilon, with the protein MQTMNVNVVTPDGKVYDGDIEMVSVRAQSGELGILPRHIPLVAPLTIGAVRLKKGSTVDLVAVSGGFIEVRPDKVTILAESAELPSDIDVARARAAKERAERRIEQAKQDEIDFKRAQLALKRAVNRLEVSGK; encoded by the coding sequence ATGCAGACAATGAATGTCAATGTTGTAACCCCTGATGGCAAAGTTTATGACGGAGATATTGAAATGGTTAGTGTTAGAGCACAGAGCGGTGAGCTCGGTATTCTACCTCGTCATATACCTTTAGTAGCTCCTTTAACAATAGGAGCAGTTCGTCTTAAAAAAGGTTCGACTGTTGATCTTGTTGCAGTTAGCGGTGGCTTCATTGAAGTTCGTCCTGATAAAGTAACGATTTTAGCAGAAAGTGCTGAACTGCCATCAGATATTGATGTTGCTCGTGCTCGCGCTGCCAAAGAACGTGCAGAACGACGTATAGAGCAAGCAAAACAAGATGAAATTGACTTCAAACGTGCTCAGCTAGCCCTCAAACGTGCAGTGAATCGTTTAGAAGTCTCTGGTAAATAA
- a CDS encoding NADH-quinone oxidoreductase subunit A, with protein MDPLYNLYQNNYLVVVVFVILGILLPLIALTAGRILRPNKPTKEKKTTYESGIEPTGSSWVQFNVRYYMFALLFVLFDVETVFLYPWAVAYDDLGIFALIEMIIFMFMLIVGLLYAWKKKVLTWT; from the coding sequence ATGGATCCTTTATACAATCTTTATCAAAACAATTACTTGGTTGTTGTAGTATTTGTGATCCTAGGAATCTTATTACCATTAATTGCCTTAACGGCTGGTCGTATACTTAGACCAAATAAGCCAACAAAGGAGAAAAAGACGACATACGAAAGCGGAATTGAGCCTACTGGTAGTAGTTGGGTTCAATTTAATGTACGTTATTACATGTTTGCTTTATTGTTTGTATTGTTTGATGTGGAAACCGTCTTTTTATATCCATGGGCAGTAGCGTACGATGATTTAGGAATTTTTGCATTAATTGAAATGATTATCTTTATGTTTATGCTTATTGTAGGCTTACTCTATGCTTGGAAGAAGAAGGTGTTAACATGGACTTAA
- a CDS encoding NuoB/complex I 20 kDa subunit family protein: MDLNLDSITKEEREELERNIFFTTLEQVKAWARSNSVWPLTFGLACCAIEMMGTGASHYDQDRFGVIFRTSPRHSDCMIVSGTVTKKMAPILKRLYDQMPEPKWVIAMGSCATAGGPYVKSYAVVKGVDQIVPVDVYIPGCPPNPAALLYGVNKLKEKIRYEAKTGKRVTSS; the protein is encoded by the coding sequence ATGGACTTAAACCTAGATTCAATTACAAAGGAAGAACGTGAAGAACTGGAGCGTAATATATTTTTTACAACATTAGAGCAAGTAAAAGCTTGGGCTCGTAGTAATTCTGTGTGGCCTTTGACATTTGGTTTAGCCTGTTGTGCCATTGAGATGATGGGAACAGGTGCATCTCACTATGACCAAGACCGTTTCGGGGTTATCTTCCGTACATCTCCACGACATTCAGATTGTATGATCGTATCAGGGACAGTTACAAAGAAGATGGCACCAATTCTAAAAAGACTTTACGATCAAATGCCTGAACCAAAATGGGTAATTGCTATGGGTTCCTGTGCCACTGCGGGTGGTCCGTATGTGAAGTCTTACGCAGTTGTAAAAGGTGTTGATCAAATTGTACCGGTTGATGTGTATATCCCTGGTTGCCCACCTAACCCAGCTGCTTTACTTTATGGCGTTAATAAATTAAAAGAAAAAATTCGTTACGAAGCTAAGACAGGGAAGCGGGTGACGAGCTCATGA